One Maniola jurtina chromosome 24, ilManJurt1.1, whole genome shotgun sequence DNA window includes the following coding sequences:
- the LOC123877810 gene encoding facilitated trehalose transporter Tret1-like has product MFLPITGVQRQVIISSCLYLGQMIAGYTLAWTGPVIPKLRDLEQSPLPYLLTETQLSLVATITYLGAIPGPYITVWLSNTKGRKPCFIFGGLVLAVSYTIMAASTNLAMLYIGRFLVGIGSGVLTVMNLVYIGEIASTNIRGILLSAIGIFNTLGSIVMFSFGPFVSYHATTYLPLSLSLVYIFFLLWLPETPIFYILQGKDKELLKVLQDLDRLEDKDKLLEVKKELTGTSAKKEWIELFSIKSNRKALFIVVVINILQHCSGVLGIVFFSAAIFEMAGSSINSNVSMIVIGCFQLSGSSLTPFFIERAGRKIILMMSSALCSLSMFILGLYFYLDHIGNSVIENVKWLPLVLLILFYIGYDSGLGIIPNAIIGEMFTSNVRSKGSTVTMTTSWIFGFMVTTAFGAMLATVGGHVAFWFFSSTCACAVLFTIFFIPETKGKSLMEIQENLS; this is encoded by the exons atgtttttaccAATTACCGGCGTTCAGCGTCAAGTGATAATTTCTTCATGTT TATATTTGGGACAAATGATAGCTGGTTATACCCTTGCATGGACGGGGCCTGTGATACCAAAACTACGCGACCTTGAACAGTCACCGCTCCCGTATTTGCTGACTGAAACTCAGTTGTCCTTAGTCGCTACCATAACTTATTTAGGGGCAATCCCTG GTCCATACATAACAGTATGGCTGTCAAACACGAAGGGTCGAAAGCCTTGTTTTATATTTGGAGGACTTGTTTTAGCAGTATCTTATACGATAATGGCGGCATCAACAAACCTGGCAATGCTTTACATCGGCAGATTCCTCGTAGGCATAGGCAGTGGTGTATTAACTGTCATGAATTTAGTGTACATTGGTGAAATCGC ATCAACAAATATCAGAGGCATACTTTTATCAGCTATTGGAATATTCAACACACTTGGCTCTATAGTAATGTTCTCTTTCGGACCATTTGTTTCTTATCACGCGACGACTTATTTACCTTTGTCTTTGAGTCtagtttacatattttttttattgtggtTGCCAGAGACGCCGATATTTTACATACTACAAG GCAAAGATAAGGAGTTACTAAAAGTTTTACAAGACTTGGACAGGTTGGAAGATAAAGATAAACTACTAGAAGTTAAAAAAGAATTAACTGGAACAAGTGCTAAAAAGGAATGGATTGAATTATTTAGTATCAAAAGTAACAGAAAAGCACTGTTTATAGTCGTTGTAATAAACATTTTACAACATTGCAGTGGAGTTTtgggtatagttttcttttccGCCGCCATTTTTGAAATGGCTGGATCATCGATAAATTCCAATGTATCTATGATCGTAATTGGATGTTTCCAGCTATCAGGAAGTAGTTTGACACCATTTTTCATTGAAAGAGCTGGAAGAAAAATCATTTTGATGATGTCTAGTGCGTTATGCTCTTTAAGTATG TTCATACTTGGGTTATACTTTTATTTGGACCACATTGGAAATTCTGTTATAGAAAATGTAAAGTGGTTACCATTGGTGCTTCTGATTTTGTTCTACATTGGCTATGATTCTG GTCTCGGCATAATTCCCAATGCAATAATAGGGGAGATGTTCACAAGTAACGTCAGAAGCAAGGGTTCAACCGTTACCATGACAACATCGTGGATATTTGGGTTCATGGTGACCACAGCTTTCGGCGCAATGTTGGCGACCGTCGGCGGACATGTAGCGTTCTGGTTCTTCTCGAGTACATGCGCTTGCGCAGTTCTATTTACCATATTCTTTATACCAGAGACGAAAGGGAAAAGTCTGATGGAAATACAAGAGAATTTATCATAG
- the LOC123877826 gene encoding facilitated trehalose transporter Tret1-like yields the protein MTWLSNTKGRKPCLIASALLALLGYIILATAQNLAMLYIGRFLKSVATGTINIVNFVYIGEIASPKIRGILLSIIGTMFTVGSVLIYATGPYISYHGTTYIGIALCILHLILMSWIPESPIFYALQGKDKEIVKVLEDLGRSQDVDELLEMKKELAESNTKKEWLELFSVRSNRKALFVVVVINALQHGSGVMAVIFFSAAIFEMAGSPIDGNISMIIIGCCQLVGSTVTPFFIESTGRKKILIISSATCCLSMFVLGLYFYLDLIGNSVINYIMWLPLVALIVFYVGYDFGLGSIPNTIIGEMFTTSVRAKGSTVAMTSSWLCGFMVTTAFGALLETVGGHILFWFFSGVCAFAVFFTIFFIPETKGKTLLEIQEALS from the exons ATGACTTGGTTATCAAATACAAAAGGAAGAAAACCTTGTCTGATAGCCAGCGCTTTGCTGGCACTATTGGGTTACATTATTTTGGCAACAGCGCAAAATCTGGCAATGCTGTATATTGGTAGATTCCTTAAAAGCGTAGCGACTGGTACCATCAATATTGTGAATTTTGTTTACATCGGTGAGATTgc ATCTCCAAAAATCAGAGGAATTTTGCTATCAATAATTGGAACAATGTTCACGGTGGGTTCCGTACTAATATATGCCACCGGACCATACATCTCATATCATGGGACAACTTACATTGGCATCGCTTTATGTATACTTCACCTTATTCTAATGTCATGGATACCAGAGTCGCCAATTTTCTATGCGTTACAGG GTAAAGACAAAGAAATAGTAAAGGTTCTAGAAGATTTGGGCAGATCACAAGACGTAGACGAattattagaaatgaaaaaGGAACTCGCTGAGTCGAACACTAAAAAAGAGTGGCTGGAATTGTTTTCTGTGAGAAGTAACAGAAAAGCACTGTTCGTTGTCGTTGTCATAAATGCTTTACAACATGGCAGTGGAGTTATGGCAGTAATTTTCTTTTCCGCCGCCATCTTTGAAATGGCTGGATCTCCAATAGACGGGAATATATCCATGATCATAATTGGATGCTGTCAACTAGTGGGCAGCACTGTGACGCCATTCTTTATTGAAAGTACAGGAAGGAAAAAGATTTTGATTATATCAAGTGCAACATGTTGTTTAAGTATG ttCGTACTTGGATTATACTTTTACTTAGACCTCATCGGGAATTCtgtaataaattacataatgtgGTTACCGTTGGTGGCTTTGATCGTTTTCTACGTTGGTTATGATTTTG GTCTCGGCTCAATCCCAAATACGATAATAGGGGAAATGTTCACAACCAGTGTTAGAGCCAAGGGCTCAACAGTGGCTATGACGTCATCATGGCTGTGTGGGTTCATGGTGACCACAGCTTTCGGTGCTTTGTTGGAGACCGTCGGAGGGCACATCTTGTTCTGGTTCTTCTCAGGTGTATGCGCTTTCGCTGTATTCTTCACTATTTTCTTTATACCAGAGACAAAAGGAAAGACTTTGCTGGAGATCCAAGAAGCTTTATCATAA